A single Thunnus thynnus chromosome 6, fThuThy2.1, whole genome shotgun sequence DNA region contains:
- the mbd6 gene encoding methyl-CpG-binding domain protein 5/6 homolog sba, which produces MMGGSDTVSGDKDGVHTAAIHIPIGWQRRVEGGQVIYVSPSGTPLSSLDEVKTYLLTDGTCKCGLECPLVIQKVFNFTVGVKVEQHSQPLGKAEQDMTKLCNHRRKVVAMAALCRSMQASQLPFANLHHPEASSGVDSRNPKRADVEREEDDRGIYHPKLHPVPARPQNSLHSNPCASPKSSHQFIYPYNGSSPVLHTGTNSHHPLDALRRHHHPPPLPMSSAASSSSSFPAYSAAQRSPRTPTPQNVSQGQRTPKTPETPGSPRLGPLSSPPPSSPMNLGGGGRGAQTHAHHPHGVIVGGSPLSPSSSLSPSVLNMNCVSPHQRSRHPSASPSPLYEQGGGSTAAEGGGLMGSNLPQRRKSSSSSPHSPLPCGSPNPSPHFPKYKLEDILEQFKNSGNSSTNNHHILIPTNPSLLTNQSSSNPHALSMKPSKSAMSPTPSTGPPAFGLNSTGPSSLPLGPYLNHHHSHQGKMPHPASFPASSLLSAAAKAQLANQITQGQSSNVASSQVSLPSSLEVLKEAQQQQSSKVTNSTLHNSHPPSSIASTRPPQLSLAAASSVLFPPSHPLAQSLASSLPHTPPTAERNASHRKRQRRSPTVLSMLRDTQHLANGPRKTPPGDAASATVINLSSSSFPSSPHSSSTSPVQNQNAVMLENHHHLLPGQTPRLPAPRQTAHLSRPPRQSEALDFTTGLTPAPLGLDPPNQPLSALLHLLSVQSAQASASNSASTQPGSVPVEEGGHTNKRSPRLSPSSPHSNVRHPQTLSPCRTTNTNALPLVPQPLSPPTSSQFISVQSQSQPQSAKSSPLQRHSPASTVLPNSNLALHNSSSPFQGMSPTPSDKHQPTENHIPKIDSVSQAPLREASPQGIVATEIGINSMATSEDLSHPQSSVSMAISTSPKPLDLSNHVLALLAASSTVPQGEGSSSDRTADVVLSSQGNHNAGPEEPGCVDQKVSTVTKPPAATSPGPAISSHLGDNQSPPTPSSVGDSTAPLPLAEAFPFMNQEQLLQLLSSTGGLPSLLDPTVLALHLGGLWLGGQHAQIPPANATPQPPQNLAEQQQSEQQQLLIQQQETHQQNQDQQQKQQQINNNPLFPLLPLLSGAQGELPLNLLGLLNPLPPPASTPTQGQEADLGLTEKPSLQALLMASLLLGQQQAHLLPLSGLSQLSQVSLEVPLQQPQQIPTTLEGLTLDKTSGLLDPSTLHGSGLLEVSQGLLPLPPGAEGSLQALQSLLLPAALPPPHAAFLPLSPALLTAALSSAELHPPPHTQLAPTQQTQHTQPQVPTDAGVDTLIPLSLQGKDNPILQQLLPTLLNPAVLGDLSGIAGLHNMVGLGAGSILLPPVQTSALGMPLLQGPDGAINLLNNIQLNLAPPSEGEKPVLLQETQSPAPQEDIPASQIAPEVVPSPVPPPAPAQEPSPPPQRGSEGRSVIDPYTSFMDTIYTSFLQVNAKEQEDGAHLGPSDPTSPFCALPPVSFPVEHHTPSTSVPTLPQASAPVSLSPRRACSLRNPDLSRLSLEAAAHSPAQGTPKPTEDGATSPLQRKPVMVEGHTHPEPPLPPIYLEEAKTDCTGPAAAVCPYVEAGVDRQGHIPQAGYLSPRDGCSGRPNEETAGTLLHTEQGRDQAGAVGGARRGRKRKQTLQNVLEDFRDMDATALEETKATTALLKPERSVRGRRRRGARSQRQ; this is translated from the exons ATGATGGGAGGCAGTGACACTGTCAGTGGGGACAAGGATGGGGTCCACACCGCTGCAATACACATCCCCATCGGCTGGCAGAGGAGAGTGGAGGGTGGGCAGGTGATCTATGTCAG TCCTAGTGGCACTCCCCTTTCCTCTCTGGACGAGGTCAAGACGTATCTGTTGACTGATGGCACCTGCAAATGTGGTCTGGAGTGTCCACTCGTCATCCAAAAG GTTTTCAACTTCACTGTGGGAGTGAAGGTAGAACAGCACAGCCAGCCGTTAGGCAAAGCAGAGCAGGACATGACCAAACTGTGTAACCACCGCAGGAAAGTGGTAGCAATGGCTGCTCTGTGTCGGAGTATGCAGGCCTCACAGCTGCCCTTTGCCAACCTTCATCATCCAG AGGCGAGCAGTGGAGTGGACAGCCGCAATCCAAAGAGGGCCGATGTGGAGCGGGAAGAAGACGACCGTGGCATCTACCATCCCAAACTCCATCCAGTTCCAGCTCGACCTCAAAACAGCCTCCACTCGAACCCCTGCGCCAGCCCTAAATCCTCCCACCAGTTTATTTACCCTTACAATGGTTCCTCCCCGGTCCTTCACACAGGCACAAACTCTCACCATCCCCTAGATGCTTTGAGAAGGCAtcaccatcctcctcctctccctatGTCCTCCGCcgcttcctccagctcctcatTCCCAGCTTACAGTGCTGCCCAGAGGTCACCCCGCACTCCCACACCTCAGAATGTCAGTCAAGGTCAAAGAACTCCCAAAACCCCAGAGACTCCGGGTTCTCCTCGGTTAGGGCCcctctcttcacctcctccttcttcccctATGAACctgggtggaggaggaagaggagcacaGACTCACGCTCATCATCCTCATGGTGTCATTGTGGGAGGctcccccctctctccatcttcttccctctctccctctgtccttaACATGAACTGTGTGTCTCCTCACCAGCGGTCCCGCCACCCTTCggcctctccctcccctctctatgAGCAGGGAGGAGGCtcaacagcagcagaaggaggaggactGATGGGAAGTAACTTGCCTCAGAGGAGGAAATCCAGCTCTTCCTCTCCACACTCCCCTCTCCCCTGTGGCTCCCCAAACCCCAGTCCCCACTTCCCCAAGTACAAGCTGGAAGACATCTTGGAGCAGTTTAAGAACTCAGGCAACAGCAGCACTAATAACCATCACATCCTAATCCCTACTAACCCCTCTTTACTGACCAACCAAAGCAGTAGCAACCCTCATGCTCTCTCCATGAAACCCTCAAAGAGTGCCATGAGTCCGACTCCCAGCACAGGACCACCAGCTTTTGGGTTGAACTCCACAGGGCCCTCTAGTTTACCTCTGGGGCCATATCTGAACCATCACCACAGCCACCAGGGCAAGATGCCACACCCAGCTTCTTTCCCTGCAAGTAGcctgctctctgcagctgctaAGGCTCAACTGGCTAACCAGATAACCCAGGGCCAGAGCTCAAATGTGGCCAGCAGCCAGGTGAGCTTGCCGTCTTCTCTGGAGGTCTTGAAAGAGGCGCAGCAGCAACAGTCATCAAAGGTAACAAACAGCACTTTACATAACAGccaccctccctcctccatcgCTTCTACTAGGCCGCCCCAGCTCTCCCTTGCAGCAGCCTCCTCCGTCCTCTTTCCTCCATCCCACCCTCTGGCCCAATCCCTGGCTTCCTCCTTGCCCCACACGCCTCCCACAGCAGAGCGCAATGCGTCGCACAGGAAGAGGCAACGGCGATCTCCCACAGTACTCAGCATGCTAAGAGACACGCAGCATTTGGCTAATGGGCCGCGGAAGACCCCACCAGGAGACGCCGCTTCCGCTACCGTTATCAACctatcctcctcttccttcccttcctccccGCACTCTTCCTCTACCTCACCTGTGCAGAACCAGAACGCTGTCATGTTAGAAAACCATCATCATCTCCTCCCTGGGCAGACACCCAGGCTCCCTGCTCCTCGTCAGACAGCACACCTTTCCAGGCCTCCTCGACAAAGCGAGGCTCTGGATTTCACTACAGGCCTGACACCTGCACCTCTTGGCTTGGATCCTCCAAACCAGCCTCTGTCTGCTCTGTTACATCTGCTCAGTGTGCAGAGCGCACAGGCCTCAGCATCCAACTCCGCTTCAACTCAGCCAGGATCTGTGCCTGTTGAAGAAGGTGGACACACTAATAAAAGGAGCCCCAGACTCTCACCCTCTTCTCCTCATTCTAATGTCAGGCACCCACAGACTCTGTCACCGTGCCGAACCACTAACACTAATGCTCTACCCCTGGTGCCACAGCCGCTTtctcctcccacctcctctcAGTTCATATCAGTGCAGTCTCAATCACAGCCTCAGTCTGCTAAATCAAGTCCTCTACAGAGACATTCTCCTGCTTCAACAGTGCTGCCAAACTCAAATTTAGCtttacacaacagcagcagccctTTTCAGGGTATGTCCCCGACTCCATCAGACAAGCATCAACCAACTGAGAACCACATTCCTAAAATTGACTCTGTTTCTCAGGCACCTTTGCGGGAAGCATCACCACAGGGCATTGTAGCAACAGAGATTGGCATTAACAGCATGGCTACATCTGAGGACCTGAGTCATCCTCAAAGCAGTGTCTCTATGGCGATATCCACCTCCCCGAAGCCACTTGATCTTAGCAACCATGTCCTGGCCCTTCTTGCAGCATCCTCCACTGTGCCCCAGGGGGAGGGCAGCTCCTCCGACCGTACAGCTGATGTTGTGTTGTCTTCCCAAGGAAACCACAATGCAG GGCCAGAGGAGCCTGGATGTGTGGACCAGAAGGTCTCCACAGTGACCAAACCTCCAGCAGCCACCAGCCCTGGACCTGCCATCTCCTCTCATCTTGGGGATAATCAGAGTCCTCCTACACCTTCATCTGTGGGCGACTCAACTGCTCCCTTACCTCTGGCAGAGGCCTTCCCCTTCATGAACCAAGAGCAGCTgcttcagctgctgtcatccACAGGAGGTCTACCATCCCTCCTGGACCCTACAGTCCTGGCTTTGCACCTGGGGGGGCTGTGGTTGGGTGGGCAACATGCACAGATACCTCCTGCCAATGCTACACCACAACCACCACAGAATcttgcagagcagcagcaatcGGAGCAGCAACAGTTACTGATACAACAGCAAGAGACACATCAGCAAAACCAGGATCAGCAACAGaagcaacaacaaataaacaacaatccTCTCTTTCCTTTGTTGCCCTTGTTGAGTGGTGCCCAAGGGGAGTTGCCTCTGAACCTTTTGGGCCTGCTGAACCCACTTCCACCTCCAGCCTCAACCCCTACTCAAGGACAGGAAGCTGATTTGGGGTTAACAGAAAAACCTAGCCTTCAGGCTCTGCTTATGGCCTCCTTGTTGCTTGGGCAACAGCAGGCGCATTTGTTACCCCTATCTGGGCTGAGTCAGTTGAGTCAGGTCAGCTTGGAAGTTCCTCTCCAGCAGCCACAGCAGATCCCCACCACATTGGAGGGCCTCACCCTGGATAAGACCTCTGGCCTCCTGGATCCATCAACCCTACATGGCTCGGGGCTCTTGGAGGTCTCCCAGGGCCTTCTCCCCCTTCCTCCAGGAGCTGAGGGCTCTCTCCAAGCTCTGCAGTCTTTGCTCCTTCCTGccgctcttcctcctccccatGCAGCCTTTCTGCCCCTCAGCCCCGCCCTACTCACTGCTGCCCTGAGCTCAGCTGAGCTCCACCCACCTCCCCACACCCAATTAGCTCCCACACAGCAAACCCAACATACCCAACCTCAG GTACCTACTGATGCTGGTGTTGACACCCTCATCCCCCTATCTCTACAAGGCAAGGACAACCCCATCCTCCAACAGTTACTACCCACTTTGCTTAACCCTGCTGTATTAG GAGATCTTTCTGGCATCGCAGGCCTCCATAACATGGTGGGACTTGGAGCAGGTTCCATCCTCCTACCCCCAGTCCAGACCTCTGCTTTGGGCATGCCTCTGCTGCAGGGTCCTGATGGAGCCATCAACTTGCTCAACAATATACAG CTTAACCTTGCACCTCCCTCAGAAGGAGAGAAGCCAGTCCTGTTGCAGGAAACACAAAGCCCCGCCCCACAGGAAGACATTCCAGCCAGTCAGATCGCTCCCGAAGTGGTCCCCAGTCCTGTTCCACCTCCTGCCCCTGCCCAAGAACCTTCCCCACCCCCACAGCGAGGATCTGAGGGCAGGTCTGTTATCGATCCTTACACCTCTTTCATGGACACGATTTATACCTCCTTCCTTCAAGTCAATGCTAAAGAGCAGGAGGACGGGGCCCACTTGGGGCCATCTGACCCTACTTCACCCTTCTGTGCCTTACCGCCGGTTTCTTTCCCTGTGGAGCACCATACCCCGTCCACCTCTGTCCCAACTCTGCCCCAGGCAAGTGCCCCAGTCTCCCTCAGCCCACGTCGGGCTTGTTCCCTCCGCAACCCTGACTTATCCCGACTCAGCCTGGAAGCAGCTGCCCATTCGCCAGCCCAGGGGACGCCCAAACCCACTGAGGACGGGGCTACGTCACCCTTACAAAGGAAACCGGTCATGGTAGAGGGACATACCCATCCAGAGCCTCCTCTGCCACCCATATACTTGGAGGAGGCTAAGACAGACTGTACTGGGCCAGCTGCAGCTGTGTGCCCCTATGTGGAGGCAGGGGTGGATAGGCAGGGACATATTCCACAGGCGGGGTACCTTAGTCCCAGGGATGGTTGCAGTGGGAGGCCCAATGAGGAGACAGCTGGGACATTGCTGCACACCGAACAGGGAAGG GATCAAGCAGGAGCAGTGGGGGGAGccagaagaggaaggaaaaggaaacaaac GCTACAGAATGTGTTAGAAGACTTCAGAGACATGGATGCTACAGCACTAGAGGAAACCAAGGCTACG ACAGCACTGCTGAAGCCTGAGAGGTCAGTCCGTGGCAGGAGGAGACGAGGCGCAAGGTCTCAGAGGCAGTGA